A window of the Dermatophagoides farinae isolate YC_2012a chromosome 2, ASM2471394v1, whole genome shotgun sequence genome harbors these coding sequences:
- the LOC124500055 gene encoding U6 snRNA-associated Sm-like protein LSm5, with product MATSTPVVNPSTILPLELIDKCIGSRIHIIMKNDKEIVGTLLGFDDFVNMVLEDVTEYENTLEGRRVTKLDQILLNGVNICMMVPGGEMPDA from the exons atggcCACATCAACACCAGTCGTTAATCCTTCAACAATTTTACCATTAG AACTGATTGACAAATGTATCGGTTCAAGAATTCATATAATCATGAAGAATGATAAAGAAATTGTTGGCACATTGTTGGGATTCGATGATTTTGTCA ATATGGTATTGGAAGATGTCACTGAATA CGAAAATACTCTTGAAGGAAGACGTGTCACTAAATTGGATCAAATATTATTGAATGGCGTCAATATTTGTATG ATGGTTCCTGGTGGTGAAATGCCCGATgcttga